One window from the genome of Malacoplasma penetrans HF-2 encodes:
- the rsmI gene encoding 16S rRNA (cytidine(1402)-2'-O)-methyltransferase, translated as MNKKLFIVATPIGNIKEISELAITTLTNNSIFFCEDTRNSKKLLNLLNISLENKTFYSLNGNNEKQFINSFDFKDNEYCLLSDAGYPILSDPGFLLINLFIKNNWDVQIINGPSSLMHSLIVSGFPSSNVLFYGFLNHNKNLKQDQLNQLKNESKTIIIFESVHRIKDTLKMIKEIFDNSKNICIARELTKMNETIYRSSIANINEIKITEKGEFVILIDNNVKETESIKKEETDYSVYLNELEKLIRKGEKEKVACKMVSYKYSLKSNSLYNFWQQRKNCF; from the coding sequence ATGAATAAAAAACTTTTTATTGTAGCAACACCTATTGGAAACATAAAAGAAATAAGTGAATTAGCTATTACAACACTAACTAATAATTCTATATTTTTTTGTGAAGATACAAGAAATAGCAAGAAACTTTTAAATTTACTTAATATATCTTTAGAAAATAAAACATTCTATAGTTTGAATGGTAATAATGAAAAACAATTCATAAATTCTTTTGATTTTAAAGACAATGAATATTGTTTGTTAAGTGATGCTGGTTATCCCATTTTAAGTGATCCAGGATTTTTATTAATTAATTTATTTATAAAAAATAATTGAGATGTACAAATTATAAATGGCCCAAGTTCACTAATGCATTCATTAATAGTTTCAGGATTTCCATCTTCTAATGTTTTGTTCTATGGATTTTTAAACCACAATAAAAATTTAAAACAAGATCAATTAAACCAATTAAAAAATGAATCTAAAACAATTATTATTTTTGAATCAGTTCACAGGATTAAAGATACTTTAAAAATGATTAAAGAAATCTTTGATAATAGCAAAAATATATGTATTGCTAGAGAACTAACTAAAATGAATGAAACCATTTATAGATCTTCAATTGCAAATATAAATGAGATTAAAATTACAGAAAAAGGTGAGTTTGTAATTTTAATAGATAACAATGTTAAAGAAACTGAATCTATTAAAAAAGAAGAAACTGATTATTCTGTCTATTTAAATGAGTTAGAAAAATTAATTAGAAAAGGTGAAAAAGAAAAAGTAGCTTGCAAAATGGTATCATATAAATATAGTTTGAAATCAAACTCTTTATACAATTTTTGACAACAGAGAAAAAATTGTTTTTAA
- a CDS encoding replication-associated recombination protein A translates to MKKFDEKVLVCNSFDEMICKDVIFPKDSIIINMIENNDLFSILFFGNPGVGKSASIQFILKKLNKNFYYFNSTTNNKNDLLEILELATEDNKPIIIIEEIHRLNKDKQDLLLMYLEKDMIIVLATTTENPFFKVNPAIRSRLLLYRIENINSAVLKEEVIKYLENKKVKLSNKVVEAIVEISKSDFRQIFFYLKIVLKYYQNKSDDIVLKELGKITNSLIDRRATNHYDLLSAFHKSIRGSDPNAAVYYLAQLLESGDLISVYRRLYAVVYEDIGLANSGLGPKVNAAVNASEALGLPEARIPLSQITIELCLSPKSNSAIMAIDEAIQSVNKEALSPPNHLRDAHYASAVKLNVKGYKYPHDYNFSYVEQEYLPKELKNKEFYKPNKYSQNENKFVDYWNKIKSNNKQ, encoded by the coding sequence GTGAAAAAATTTGATGAAAAAGTATTAGTTTGTAATTCTTTTGATGAAATGATTTGTAAAGATGTTATCTTTCCAAAAGATTCAATAATAATAAATATGATTGAAAATAATGATTTATTTTCAATCTTATTTTTTGGTAACCCAGGTGTTGGCAAGTCTGCATCAATTCAATTCATACTAAAAAAATTAAATAAGAATTTTTATTACTTTAATTCCACAACAAATAACAAAAATGATTTATTGGAAATATTGGAATTAGCCACTGAAGATAATAAACCAATTATCATCATTGAAGAAATTCATAGACTTAATAAAGATAAACAAGATTTATTATTAATGTATTTAGAAAAGGATATGATTATAGTTTTAGCAACTACTACTGAAAATCCTTTTTTTAAAGTTAATCCAGCTATTAGAAGTAGACTGTTACTTTACAGAATAGAAAATATTAACTCTGCAGTTTTAAAAGAAGAAGTTATTAAATATCTAGAAAATAAAAAAGTTAAACTTTCCAATAAAGTTGTTGAAGCTATTGTAGAAATATCAAAGTCTGACTTTAGACAAATCTTTTTTTATTTAAAAATTGTTTTGAAATATTATCAGAATAAAAGTGATGATATAGTTTTAAAAGAACTTGGAAAAATCACCAATTCTTTAATAGATAGAAGAGCTACTAATCATTATGATTTATTATCAGCATTTCATAAATCTATTAGAGGAAGTGACCCTAATGCTGCTGTATATTATCTTGCACAGCTATTAGAGTCTGGAGATTTAATATCAGTTTATAGAAGATTGTATGCTGTAGTTTATGAAGATATAGGTTTAGCTAATTCTGGCTTGGGTCCAAAAGTTAATGCTGCTGTTAATGCCAGTGAAGCTTTAGGTTTACCAGAAGCAAGAATACCATTATCTCAAATAACTATAGAACTTTGTTTAAGTCCCAAATCTAATTCAGCAATAATGGCAATTGATGAAGCTATTCAATCTGTTAATAAAGAAGCTTTATCACCACCTAATCATTTAAGAGATGCTCATTATGCTTCTGCAGTAAAACTAAATGTAAAAGGATACAAGTATCCACATGATTATAATTTTTCTTATGTTGAACAAGAATATCTTCCTAAAGAATTAAAAAATAAAGAATTCTATAAACCCAATAAATATAGTCAAAATGAAAATAAATTTGTAGACTATTGAAATAAAATTAAGTCAAACAATAAACAGTAA
- a CDS encoding AAA family ATPase, with protein MKHTSKQISLLKKSIKEDGTLTIYTGIYTINKQEIIKQTIEEVKKEKEVVVLDFSIMNLNRKYEGSENIQYLKEQVKPNNETVIFILEFTNCENWNKLIDFIINNYKNAKIFCSTSCNFSSVISFSKMSSFKYVYNEIKYEPPTMTEYFEECLNSSYDNYIENGSLIYKDEISFEKLSLISEINLCRLFNIFFVLTKVRNHFYIEIFFKFLLENLGKKLTIDFIKKNISKSTKLKIRNSKIFWKYINLLLDLYILIPVNTISTNSKSIRIQSKFICVDHMLFNQIPNAKNKYFLIGRNIFISEFIKKKLDILTIENNGEEIGIAGKLVNGKKIIFSYSQSNDDLIIKTIIGQQTDEYELINFKKSITKKELITILDTTIKNIE; from the coding sequence ATGAAACACACTAGCAAGCAAATTTCTCTTCTTAAAAAATCAATTAAAGAGGATGGAACCTTAACAATTTATACTGGAATCTACACAATTAATAAACAAGAGATTATTAAACAAACAATAGAAGAAGTAAAAAAAGAAAAAGAAGTAGTAGTTTTAGATTTTAGTATTATGAACTTAAATAGAAAATATGAAGGTTCAGAAAATATTCAATATTTAAAAGAACAAGTTAAACCAAATAATGAAACAGTAATTTTCATATTGGAATTTACTAATTGTGAGAATTGAAATAAACTAATAGATTTCATTATTAATAACTACAAAAATGCTAAGATTTTTTGTTCAACTAGCTGTAACTTTTCTAGTGTTATTTCATTTTCAAAAATGTCTAGTTTCAAATATGTATACAATGAAATAAAATATGAACCACCAACAATGACTGAATATTTTGAGGAGTGCTTAAATTCTTCATATGATAACTATATAGAGAATGGTTCTTTAATTTATAAAGATGAAATCTCTTTTGAAAAACTTTCTTTGATTAGTGAAATAAACTTATGTAGGTTGTTTAATATTTTCTTTGTTTTAACTAAAGTTAGAAACCATTTTTATATTGAAATATTTTTTAAGTTTTTATTAGAAAATTTAGGCAAGAAATTAACAATTGATTTCATTAAGAAAAATATCTCAAAATCTACCAAATTAAAAATTAGAAATTCTAAGATTTTTTGAAAGTACATAAACCTATTATTAGATTTATATATTTTAATCCCTGTAAACACTATATCTACAAATTCTAAAAGTATTAGAATCCAATCAAAATTTATTTGTGTAGATCATATGTTGTTCAACCAAATCCCTAATGCAAAAAATAAATATTTTTTAATTGGAAGAAATATTTTTATAAGTGAATTTATTAAAAAGAAATTAGACATTTTAACAATTGAAAATAATGGTGAAGAAATAGGAATAGCTGGAAAACTAGTAAATGGCAAAAAAATCATATTCAGTTATTCTCAATCTAATGATGATTTAATTATTAAAACTATAATTGGACAACAAACTGATGAATATGAATTAATTAATTTCAAAAAATCAATTACTAAAAAAGAATTAATTACAATATTGGACACAACTATAAAAAATATTGAATAA
- the pth gene encoding aminoacyl-tRNA hydrolase codes for MSKYLVVGLGNPGLEYEKTKHNVGFMCIDELLKEHTLFLNNSKFNGQFVKVDQPEDQIFIAKPMTYMNNSGEFVYEICKFYKIHEQNILVIYDDIDTDVGKIRVKAKGSSGGQNGIKSIISKMNTEKIKRIRIGIGKPVHNLTHHVLTKFSAEDSIKVQQAIIKAKDACNEFLNHVDFDKIMNKFNV; via the coding sequence ATGTCTAAATATTTAGTAGTTGGATTGGGTAATCCAGGGCTTGAATATGAAAAAACAAAACATAATGTTGGGTTTATGTGTATTGATGAACTATTAAAAGAACATACATTGTTTTTAAACAACAGTAAATTTAATGGTCAGTTTGTAAAAGTAGATCAACCAGAAGATCAAATTTTTATTGCTAAACCAATGACTTATATGAATAACTCTGGAGAATTTGTTTATGAGATTTGTAAATTTTATAAAATCCATGAGCAAAATATTTTAGTAATCTATGATGACATAGATACTGATGTTGGTAAGATTAGGGTTAAAGCAAAAGGAAGTTCTGGTGGTCAGAATGGAATTAAAAGTATCATTAGTAAAATGAATACTGAAAAAATTAAAAGAATTAGAATTGGAATAGGTAAACCTGTTCATAATTTAACTCACCATGTATTAACTAAATTCAGCGCTGAAGATAGTATTAAAGTTCAACAAGCAATTATTAAAGCAAAGGATGCTTGTAATGAATTTTTAAATCATGTTGATTTTGATAAAATAATGAATAAGTTTAATGTTTAA
- the tilS gene encoding tRNA lysidine(34) synthetase TilS — translation MKHKYLIAVSGGPDSMALLNKKRHLVEAVCHVNYHDREDSDNDEKIVRDYCKKYNLKLFVFDTHKDDVSKYKDINNLQTWYREIRYDFFEKISQELGIKKILIAHQKNDFLESAYMSLNKNKKNLFLGIRRKSKFRSLILIRPLLNKTKKSLEQYCRSKNIEFVIDYTNFWDRYSRNVVRKMMAEWDKKTFQKFYLKVKWFNLKNMFFIKLLDSKFNNWIKQDFDINYFLKIKNNYKESLIYLFLNHIGIKPNENKIEQIIEFINKNKNGSVKKYRLKENQFIEIKNKKILYSIC, via the coding sequence ATGAAACATAAGTATTTAATTGCTGTTTCTGGTGGTCCAGATTCTATGGCCTTATTAAATAAAAAAAGACATTTGGTTGAAGCTGTTTGTCATGTAAATTACCATGATAGAGAAGATTCAGATAATGATGAAAAGATAGTAAGAGATTACTGCAAAAAATACAACCTAAAATTATTTGTATTTGATACCCATAAAGATGATGTATCTAAATACAAAGATATTAATAATTTACAAACTTGATATAGAGAAATAAGATATGATTTTTTTGAGAAAATATCTCAAGAATTAGGAATTAAAAAAATTTTAATAGCTCATCAAAAAAATGATTTTTTAGAATCTGCTTACATGAGCCTTAATAAGAATAAAAAAAATTTATTTTTAGGGATAAGAAGAAAAAGTAAATTTAGATCTCTTATTTTAATCAGACCATTACTAAATAAAACTAAAAAAAGTTTAGAACAATATTGCAGAAGTAAAAATATAGAATTTGTAATAGACTATACAAATTTTTGAGATAGATATAGTAGAAATGTTGTTAGAAAAATGATGGCAGAATGAGATAAAAAAACTTTTCAAAAATTTTATCTTAAGGTCAAATGATTCAATCTGAAAAATATGTTTTTCATAAAACTATTGGATTCTAAATTTAATAATTGAATCAAACAGGATTTTGATATTAATTATTTTTTAAAAATAAAAAATAATTACAAAGAAAGTCTTATTTATCTGTTTTTAAATCATATTGGTATAAAACCTAATGAAAATAAAATAGAGCAAATTATTGAATTCATTAATAAAAACAAAAATGGATCTGTAAAAAAATACCGTCTTAAAGAAAATCAATTTATTGAAATCAAAAATAAAAAAATACTATATTCTATTTGTTAG
- the dxr gene encoding 1-deoxy-D-xylulose-5-phosphate reductoisomerase, whose protein sequence is MENKKKKVLVFGATGNIGFSSLEIIEKENYELVGFSFNNNYEKALEIINRFPNALVFSPSVKTKNTVNSFEELLEKTNPDIILNALVGFSGLHITLLALKNNVDLALANKESLVVAGWLIEDLKRSSSSRIYPVDSEHSSLYDSLKNNNKEIKELIITCSGGPFYKKEFNELLNINFADAVKHPNWNMGKKISIDSATMMNKCFEIIEAYYLFNTKKIKVYQHGQSIIHSMIKFTDNSYIANMSVPDMKLSIQQGLSGYESKTNLINDLSFNNLNLTFSEIDLDKWKPIHWAYDFLENQNRAIPIIMNAANEEAIVLFEENKIKFLDIFEIIEKAIIALENTEVNDLKDILNLNKNTRKYVYDFSKNKFRY, encoded by the coding sequence ATGGAAAACAAAAAGAAAAAAGTTTTAGTATTTGGAGCAACTGGAAATATTGGATTTTCATCATTAGAAATTATTGAAAAGGAAAATTATGAATTAGTAGGTTTTTCATTTAACAATAATTATGAAAAAGCATTAGAAATTATAAACAGATTTCCAAATGCTTTAGTCTTTTCTCCTTCTGTAAAAACTAAAAACACTGTAAATAGTTTTGAAGAATTATTGGAAAAAACCAATCCAGATATTATTTTAAATGCACTGGTTGGTTTTTCTGGTCTACACATTACTTTACTAGCTTTAAAAAATAATGTTGATTTAGCTTTAGCTAATAAAGAATCACTAGTGGTTGCAGGATGGTTAATAGAAGATTTAAAAAGATCTAGTAGTTCTAGAATCTATCCAGTAGATTCTGAACATTCATCTTTATATGATTCTTTGAAAAACAATAATAAAGAAATAAAAGAATTAATTATTACTTGTAGTGGTGGTCCTTTTTATAAAAAAGAGTTTAATGAGTTATTAAATATTAATTTTGCTGATGCTGTTAAACATCCAAATTGAAATATGGGTAAAAAAATTTCAATTGATTCAGCAACTATGATGAATAAATGCTTTGAAATAATTGAAGCTTATTATTTGTTTAACACTAAAAAGATTAAAGTTTATCAACATGGTCAATCAATCATTCACTCTATGATTAAATTTACTGATAATTCATATATTGCAAATATGTCGGTTCCTGATATGAAGTTATCAATACAACAAGGTTTAAGTGGGTATGAATCAAAAACCAATTTAATTAATGATTTGAGTTTTAATAATTTAAATTTAACTTTTTCTGAAATTGATTTAGATAAATGAAAACCAATTCATTGAGCTTATGATTTTTTAGAAAATCAAAATAGAGCTATTCCTATCATTATGAATGCAGCGAATGAAGAGGCTATTGTATTATTTGAAGAAAATAAAATTAAGTTTTTAGATATTTTTGAAATCATTGAAAAAGCTATTATAGCTTTAGAAAATACAGAAGTTAATGATTTAAAAGACATCTTAAATTTAAATAAAAACACTAGAAAATATGTTTATGATTTTTCAAAAAATAAATTTAGATATTAA
- the asnA gene encoding aspartate--ammonia ligase, translating to MYNLSILETQKAIKFIKDLFQVNLAHALKLHRVTAPLVLERNKGINDDLNGSENPVTFTSDGNGISGEIPQSLAKWKRMMLGKYEIPLHEGIYADMNAIRKDESLSSIHSIYVDQWDWELHIKKTERNLETLKVVVKKIYEIIRLCQKEVNKKYEWFAENLLPEEITFISSEDLLQRYPNKTPKERERLIASKYKAVFIIGIGDNLSDGKPHDLRAPDYDDWKLNGDIIVWNETTKSALELSSMGIRVDEVSLVEQLDKSNNNSRKELDFHKKLINKEFPYSIGGGIGQSRLCYFLLHKQHIGEVQSSLWPKDILEEAEKNNIKLL from the coding sequence ATGTATAACTTATCTATTTTAGAAACACAAAAAGCAATCAAATTTATTAAGGATTTGTTCCAAGTTAATTTGGCTCACGCTTTAAAACTACATAGAGTTACAGCACCTTTAGTTTTAGAAAGAAATAAAGGTATAAATGATGATTTAAATGGATCAGAAAACCCAGTAACCTTTACAAGTGATGGTAATGGAATTTCAGGAGAAATCCCACAATCATTAGCTAAATGAAAAAGAATGATGTTGGGTAAATATGAAATTCCTTTACATGAAGGAATTTATGCAGATATGAATGCAATTAGAAAAGATGAATCTTTATCTAGTATCCATTCAATTTATGTTGATCAATGAGACTGAGAACTACATATTAAAAAAACTGAAAGAAATTTAGAAACCTTAAAAGTAGTGGTTAAAAAAATCTATGAAATTATTAGATTATGTCAAAAAGAAGTAAATAAAAAATATGAATGATTTGCAGAAAATTTACTTCCTGAAGAAATCACTTTTATATCATCAGAAGATTTATTACAAAGATACCCAAATAAAACCCCTAAAGAAAGAGAAAGATTAATTGCATCAAAATATAAGGCTGTATTTATTATTGGAATTGGGGACAATTTATCAGATGGTAAACCACATGATTTAAGAGCACCAGATTATGATGATTGAAAATTAAATGGAGATATTATAGTTTGAAATGAAACTACTAAATCAGCTTTAGAATTAAGTTCAATGGGAATTAGAGTTGATGAAGTTAGTCTTGTAGAACAACTTGATAAATCTAATAACAATTCTAGAAAAGAATTAGACTTTCATAAAAAATTAATTAATAAAGAATTCCCTTATTCAATTGGTGGAGGAATTGGACAAAGCAGACTTTGTTATTTCCTTCTTCACAAACAACATATTGGTGAAGTTCAATCTTCTTTATGGCCTAAAGACATTTTAGAAGAAGCAGAAAAAAATAACATTAAACTTTTATAA
- a CDS encoding Y-family DNA polymerase has translation MKNKIFHIDMDSFFASVELAERPEYEKLPLAVGHLVIASANYVARGLGVKSAMNIVDAKKICPQLTIIYPNKNKYTSMSDKIYSFLSSLSKNIETGSIDEWYLDVSNTQYENWKEIEFASLVKNSIKQKFNLNCTVGNSFTPFLAKMATNLAKPDGFLTLTKDNFKSYIYDLHISKIIGIGPSLTRQLIELNLHYIKDIANVKNDYLIRKKIGLHWSKLRMNVLGIICDPINPDYKRKNLGRSQSIRNYSEYQEFLKLIKELTDDINSGLKYQDFMFKSVNIKIRYSDGDSATKSFNFVNFQNQIPLHVVVDLFEQISDFSKYDQVINLSITANNIMENDNNEQLTIFDSPTQKISTESKLEKIRKQVNKTLNKKIIHYPSSRSNR, from the coding sequence ATGAAAAATAAAATATTCCACATTGATATGGATTCTTTTTTTGCTTCTGTTGAATTAGCAGAAAGACCTGAATATGAAAAATTACCACTAGCTGTAGGACATTTAGTAATAGCATCTGCAAATTATGTGGCAAGAGGGTTAGGAGTAAAATCTGCAATGAACATTGTAGATGCTAAAAAAATATGTCCTCAACTAACCATTATTTATCCAAATAAAAATAAGTATACTTCTATGTCTGACAAGATATATTCTTTTCTATCTTCTTTATCAAAAAATATAGAAACAGGGTCTATTGATGAATGGTATTTAGATGTGTCAAATACACAATATGAAAATTGAAAGGAAATTGAATTTGCTTCACTAGTAAAAAATAGTATCAAACAAAAATTTAATCTTAACTGTACAGTAGGAAATTCTTTCACACCTTTTTTAGCAAAGATGGCTACTAACTTAGCAAAACCAGATGGTTTTTTAACTTTAACAAAAGATAATTTTAAAAGTTACATTTATGATTTACACATTTCAAAAATTATAGGTATAGGTCCATCATTAACTAGACAATTAATTGAATTGAATCTTCATTATATTAAAGATATTGCTAATGTTAAAAATGATTACTTAATTAGAAAAAAGATAGGTTTGCATTGATCCAAATTAAGAATGAATGTTTTAGGGATTATATGTGATCCAATTAATCCAGATTATAAAAGAAAAAATTTAGGAAGAAGTCAAAGCATAAGAAACTATAGTGAGTATCAAGAATTTCTAAAACTAATTAAAGAATTAACTGATGATATAAATTCAGGCTTAAAGTACCAAGATTTTATGTTCAAATCTGTAAACATAAAAATTAGATATAGCGATGGAGATTCTGCTACAAAATCTTTTAACTTTGTTAATTTTCAAAATCAAATTCCACTTCATGTGGTTGTAGATTTATTTGAACAAATCAGTGATTTTTCAAAATATGATCAAGTTATCAATTTGAGTATCACAGCAAACAATATAATGGAAAATGACAATAATGAACAATTAACAATATTTGATTCTCCAACACAAAAAATATCTACTGAAAGTAAATTAGAAAAAATAAGAAAACAAGTTAATAAAACATTGAATAAAAAAATTATCCATTATCCCTCAAGTAGGTCTAATAGATAA
- a CDS encoding TlyA family RNA methyltransferase, with protein MQKIRLDIYLVNENYARSRGVAQDLITNSKVVINGQIISKSNTLVNELDKVEILEEEKYVSRAAYKLKAAIEHFNIDLNNKIAIDIGSSTGGFTQVLLENNVKKVYSIDVGTNQLNEQLKKNNKVISLEQTNFREIESSLIKDKIDFITIDVSFISINLIFNKIKELKWNNWKSIALLKPQFELGKKIGTTKGFAKTEDHKKIINNFIEFLSILNIKNLGYIVSPIKGAKKENTEYLFYLEYKNEK; from the coding sequence ATGCAAAAAATCAGATTAGATATTTATTTAGTAAACGAAAACTATGCAAGATCTAGGGGTGTTGCTCAAGATTTAATAACAAATTCAAAAGTTGTTATTAATGGACAAATTATTTCTAAATCTAATACACTAGTAAATGAATTAGATAAGGTTGAAATTTTAGAAGAAGAAAAATATGTATCTCGAGCTGCATATAAGTTAAAGGCTGCTATAGAACATTTCAATATTGATCTTAATAATAAAATTGCAATTGATATTGGTTCTTCTACTGGTGGCTTTACGCAAGTGTTATTAGAAAACAATGTTAAAAAAGTATATTCTATAGATGTTGGTACAAACCAATTAAATGAACAACTAAAAAAGAACAATAAAGTAATAAGTTTAGAGCAAACAAATTTTAGAGAAATAGAATCAAGTTTAATTAAAGATAAAATTGATTTTATTACTATTGATGTTTCTTTTATCAGCATCAATTTGATATTCAATAAAATTAAAGAATTAAAATGAAATAACTGAAAATCAATTGCTTTATTAAAACCTCAATTTGAACTAGGTAAAAAAATTGGTACAACTAAAGGTTTTGCTAAAACTGAAGATCACAAAAAAATAATAAATAATTTTATAGAGTTTTTATCAATTTTAAATATTAAAAATCTAGGTTATATAGTTTCTCCAATTAAAGGCGCAAAAAAAGAAAATACAGAATACTTATTTTATTTGGAGTATAAAAATGAAAAATAA